Genomic segment of Nitrospira sp.:
GCGTCTCACGGATCACGGTCAACGCGGACGCGGCCGACGGAAAGAACTGCATGTCCCACTCGGATTGCATGGGAGCCAATGCCCGTCGAAGATGCTGTAATATCTCCGGCGCATCGTCCACAAAGATCACTCGGCGCATCACCTACTCCTTACGAAGGAAAGGCCCTCGTCTCTTCTTCGGTCGACCGAGGTCTGATCTTGAGGGCGCCAGCAGGCTCAGGGCGCGGGCGTCGAGTCGCAACAGGCTGGAGAGGAACGCTCAGCAGGTGAGTGAATGGATACCGGGTTAGTTGCGGTCCAAATCCCAGCTGACGATGTCCGCGTTTTTGCCATCGCCGCCGAGAGTACCATCGGCACCGAACGAGAGAATCTCAAATTCCGCCCCCTGCGAAGAGGGAACGGTGTATTTATAGGGAGCACCCCACGGATCAACCGGCACCTTGGGCAGGTATCCTCCCGCCTTCCAATTCGGCGCGGCGGGGCCCGCTGCGGGCTTTTCGACGAGCGCCTTCAATCCCTGCTCAGTCGAAGGAAAATTGCCATTGTCTAGTTTGTAGAGCT
This window contains:
- the gspG gene encoding type II secretion system major pseudopilin GspG, which codes for MGWHRDGRKAVNRRIRQAAGCDVGPIERLKLCGGFSFIEVMIVVVILAILATLLIPRVMGRTEDAKRAAAKAQISNIESALQLYKLDNGNFPSTEQGLKALVEKPAAGPAAPNWKAGGYLPKVPVDPWGAPYKYTVPSSQGAEFEILSFGADGTLGGDGKNADIVSWDLDRN